The Bacillus zhangzhouensis region ACTAGAAAAAATGAGAAGCTCTATACATTTCATCGAAAAGCTCTTTTTCTTGGACTCATTGTAGGAGGACTTTTCTCTTTTCTAACAGCCTTAAATGGCCACGAATCCGCTCAGCTTCTGTATGAGTATCAGCCTGAAAAGCTGGCTGGAGCCGAAGGTTTGTTTGAAACGCAATCACATGCGCCTCTTGCAATAGGTGGTTTTACGGATGCTGATTCACAAGAAATTAAAGGTGCGATCGAAATTCCTTGGGCGCTTAGTTTTCTGGCAGGCAACAGCTTCGATACAGTGGTCAAAGGCTTAAATGATTTTCCTCGTGACGAGTGGCCGCCTTTATTTATACACACATTATTTAACGGCATGGTCATTATTGGATCTGTGCTCATTCTATTTGCGGTATTAGCGCTGCTTTACCGTAAAATTTTAAAACGCGAACATTATCCGAAGTGGCTCCTTTTCCTTTACTTATTCGGCGGTCCCCTTAGTCTTTTGGCTATTGAATTTGGCTGGATTTTTGCATGTACAGGCCGGCAGCCATGGGTCATTTATCGAATGCTCAAAACCTCAGAGGTCGTCACATCATCAGGCTCGATCGGGACACTTTTTATCCTTTTTGCCATTGTCTATCTCATCTTAGGCATAGCAACCGTTATTGTACTGACGTACTACTTTAGAAAACATTCGATTGAAGAAGACCTACGGTTAACAGAATCTTAAAAAGGGAGCGATCTTGATGCAAATGGATGTTACAACTGATGCGCTCATTGCAATCACCATCTTATGGGGATTCGTTTTTATCTATGCAGTGATGGCATCAATGGATTTCGGCGCAGGATTTTGGTCGATGATTTATATGAATAGAGAACAAACAAAGGCCGCTAATATCGCAAATAAGTACCTTTCTCCAACATGGGAAGTGACAAACGTCTTTATTGTCGCCATCGTTGTCGCATTGTTCAGCCTGTTTCCAGGAGCGACCTTTGTACTTGGTACCGTTTTATTGATACCCGGCAGCATTATCTTATTGCTTCTTGCACTGCGAAGCGGGTTTCTCGTGTTTTCTCATTCACTGCCTAAGAAATACCGAAAAGCGGTGACTTACATTTCAGGGATCAGCGGCTTTATCATTCCGTCCATCCTGATCATGGTTCTCCCAATCACCCATGGTGGATTTATCTTTCAGGAGAACAACGTCTACTCATTAGATCTTGGGCTGGTCTTTACAAGTGCAAATGTCTATTCTTTTGTCGGCTTTGCCATTTTCAGCACCCTTTTTCTTTCCTCCTTGCTTTTAGCTGATTTCTCTAATGTAGCTGATGAAAATGAAGCTTACAGCATTTATAGAAGAGGGGCGCTCATTACGGGTCCACTTTCACTCATGATGGCCTTTTTTATCATGCTGACATTACGAAGCGAGGCCAATTGGCTGTTCACAAAAATGATGCAGCATGTCCCTATTCTTCTTGTATCTCTCCTCATGTTTCTGTTAGCAGGACTGGCTCTATTTTTACCAAACAGCCGGTTTAAGCATCGGAAAGGGAGACCACGCTTGGCTGTCATTGCGATTACCATTCAATATTTTTTAGCAAGTTATGTGTATGGGCGTGCCCATTTGCCTTACATGGCTTATCCAGATATTACAATCATGTCTGGATTTACAGACCCTGTCACATTTAGGGCATTATTTATCACCTATATTGTAGGTTTTATCATCTTGTTTCCCGGCTTCTATTTCTTCTGGAAATTATTTATGAAGGACAAGCGCTATATTCGCCAGGAAGATTAGCATGAATGGACGCGCTTCATTTCGGGTACATTATAGATGAAAGACATACTCAAAAGGAGGTCATCTGGATGAGTCAAAAAATCCTTTGTGAAGTCAATAACTGTTCCTATTGGAATGCTGGAAATCGCTGCGGTGCAGATGCAATCTATGTCGTCAGCCACACAGGAAAGACGGCTGAGAAAAGTGAAGAAACGGATTGTAAAACGTTTCAACCACAAGACCTTTAAGTCTCAAAAAGGAGGCGCTTTAATTTGATACACGATCGGCTGCTTCAAACGTTTTTTGATGAAATTCATGACGCGGATGAAGCCTCATTTCATCAAGCCGCCCACTCCTTTTTAAACCTTTGGGATTATGAATATGGACATGCAGCAAATATGCCCAATGAAATGCAGCAGTATATCGGACAGCTTGCTTATGACAGCGAGCTGGTTGAAGAGTAAGAAAGAGCGGTGATCCGCTCTTTCTCTTTTGTTCAGACAGGAAGGAAAAACTTTCACTCACTATACATAGATTCTATTGGATATGCAAAAGGTGACTCCTTCGTTTTTATCTCACAAAATCATGTTTTGTAAACACGTCGATTTTATCTGAAAAAGAGCGAAGCGCTTGATAATCAACTTCCACGCCCATTCCTGAAGAACGAGGCACTTCAATAAACCCATTTTCAACCTTAATTTCAGGAAAAATGATATCCTGCTCCCAAAATTTTGACGAAGCTGAAATATCACCGGGAATTGTAAATTGAGGAAGCGAAGCAAGTGCCACGTTCTGCGCCCGGGAAATACCTGTTTCAATCATCCCCCCGCACCATAACGGAATTTGATGCTCCTTACTGAACGCATGAATTTTAAGAGCCTCTGTCAGTCCGCCAACTCGTGAAGACTTCACATTAATAATTTGACAGCTGCCAAGCTCTACAGCTTTTCTAGCATCGTCTAAAGAACAAATACTTTCATCTAAACAAATCGGCGTTTTTAAATGCTTTTGCAAATGGCGATGGTCCACAATATCATCTGCAGCGAGAGGCTGTTCAATCATTAATAAATGAATATCATCGAGCTGCTTGAGCTTGCTAATATCTTTTAGTTCA contains the following coding sequences:
- a CDS encoding cytochrome ubiquinol oxidase subunit I — protein: MTDLVLARSLFGTTMGFHIIYASLGVGIPLMILLAELIFQKTKDPHYAIMAKRWTKAQAVLLGVAIPTGTIAGTQLALLWPGFMEVIGKVMSLPFQIEIYAFFIEALFMSIYVYAADRLSNAMRIITVIFIVIGAAASAILITNVHAFEGTPAGFQMINGEITNIKPWKAFFNPSFAVTATHVVLSAFTTGAFVIASVAAYKMLKTRKNEKLYTFHRKALFLGLIVGGLFSFLTALNGHESAQLLYEYQPEKLAGAEGLFETQSHAPLAIGGFTDADSQEIKGAIEIPWALSFLAGNSFDTVVKGLNDFPRDEWPPLFIHTLFNGMVIIGSVLILFAVLALLYRKILKREHYPKWLLFLYLFGGPLSLLAIEFGWIFACTGRQPWVIYRMLKTSEVVTSSGSIGTLFILFAIVYLILGIATVIVLTYYFRKHSIEEDLRLTES
- a CDS encoding DUF1540 domain-containing protein — protein: MSQKILCEVNNCSYWNAGNRCGADAIYVVSHTGKTAEKSEETDCKTFQPQDL
- a CDS encoding cytochrome d ubiquinol oxidase subunit II; its protein translation is MDVTTDALIAITILWGFVFIYAVMASMDFGAGFWSMIYMNREQTKAANIANKYLSPTWEVTNVFIVAIVVALFSLFPGATFVLGTVLLIPGSIILLLLALRSGFLVFSHSLPKKYRKAVTYISGISGFIIPSILIMVLPITHGGFIFQENNVYSLDLGLVFTSANVYSFVGFAIFSTLFLSSLLLADFSNVADENEAYSIYRRGALITGPLSLMMAFFIMLTLRSEANWLFTKMMQHVPILLVSLLMFLLAGLALFLPNSRFKHRKGRPRLAVIAITIQYFLASYVYGRAHLPYMAYPDITIMSGFTDPVTFRALFITYIVGFIILFPGFYFFWKLFMKDKRYIRQED